ATCGAGAAACCAATAGGGCATATTTTATAGGCTCAAAAGCAAATTGGGAAGATATTGAAGGTAAACTACCCCAATATAAAGAATATGAACCAAGTAGAAAATAAATTAATAATCACAAGCGGAGAGTATATATTTATATCAGCGGCTATTTAATTTTCAGGGTCTTAACAATCCTTCGTTCTAATTCAATAAAAGATCAAGAATTGGTGGATGCCTAATCATTCATGGTTTTAACAATTTACCGTGCCAACCCAACAAAAGATCAAGAATTGGTGATAGCCCAATGGTTCATGAGTCTGACAATGCGCCGTGCCAAACCCAACAAGCCAAGAATTGGTGTCACCCAATTTTTCAGGGCTTTAACGATTCGAGACGCCAACCCAATGCACAAAATAGAAGATAATTTTAATAGTTTCAAATAATTGGCTAACAATTATGTCGACGACGGACGCGGTGACAGCCCGCGACTCCGAACAATTTACTCCCCGCCGCGCCCGTCACACATGACGATAGCGCAGAACCGCTCGCGCGGTCCTGCGCTATCGCGTCGGAGTTGAGCTTCGCTCGCCCGGTTTGATAACCGCCGCGCTCCGCGCTCTGGCTATCAACCCGTTCGAGTGGACGCATTTGCGCCCGCGAGCGACTCCCCCCGGGAGTCACTTCGCAGCCACAAACGCGCCACTCAACTTCGACGCGTTGGCGTATTTCAAGATAGATTTCCCTCCGCACAAACCAATTGAAAAATATAAATTTGAAGACAATAGGCACACACATATGCTACCGTTACCGATATGAAGCCTATCAACTGGAATCCGACCAAAAATCAGACACTGATCGAAGAGCGGGATATTTCGTTTGAAGATGTGATATTTTCTCTACAATCAGGAGGTTTGCTAGATGACATGGCTCATCCCAACAAAGAAAAATTTTCCCATCAACGGATATTCGTTGTAGCCATTGATGAATATGCCTACTTGGTTCCATACGTTGAGAATGATGAAGAAATATTCTTAAAGACAATCATCCCAAGTAGAAAAGCAACCAAGCATTACCTTGGAGATAAAGATGAAAGAATATAAATTAGACACAGAAGAACAGAACATCTTGGACGCTTTCGATGCTGATGAGTTTCGGTCAGATATGACCTCCTCTCGTCGGGAGTCTATTAAAAAATCTGCGGTTCACGCATCAAAAAAGGATAAAAGAATAAATATAAGAATATCAAGTCGTGATCTGGCTGTTCTTCAAAGAAGAGCCTTAACAGAGGGTATGCCTTACCAAACACTGTTATCAAGCATTCTACACAAATATGCTTCAGGCACTCTTTACGATGTTACGGCAAATAAATAGCCAACAATTTATTCGACGACGGACGCGGTGACAGCCCGCGATTCTTAATTTCTACTCCCCGCCGCGCCCGTCAATTCAGACGTTGGCCGCGTTAAAAACAAAGCCGCATCACAAGATTTAAAGACCGAATAAAGATGTTTTCATCATGCGCTAACGCGGGAAATAAAGTGCCAGATTCCAGAGCCGAAGAATTGGCCTCCCCGTTCGCTGATGCTCTGACAGGCCGTGCCACGTTCGCCGTGCCAGCCCAAAAAAATCGTGCGCTGATGCGTGACAGATCGTGCCAGACTGACAGGCTAAAAATAGAACGGTTGCACTTCGCTACAACAAAAGTGGTTCTATTCATTTACCAAAAATTGGCCTCCCCGTTCGCTGATGCTCTGACAGGCCGTGCCGCGTTCGCCGTGCCAGCCCACAAAAATCGTGCGCTGATGCGTGATAGATCGTGCCAGACTGACAGCCTAAAAATAGAACGGTTGCACTTCGCTACAACAAAATGGGTTCTGTTCATTTGCCAAAAATTGGCCTCCCCGTTCGCTGATGCTCTGACAGGCCGTGCCACGTTCGCCGTGCCAACCCACAAAAATTGATCCGGCCCAGCACCTCCGGACACAGCAAGAAGTGAGTACACTGTAAGCGCCGTTAAATCGCCCTACTTGCCCTTGTCAAAAAAAGGGACTTTTTTCGCACATTTCTCCAGCGGCACATTCCATGGCAGGAGGGCCTCCCATTTTTCCAGGGTGTCGGCCTGGGCGATATGCTCCAGCAGATAGCGGATATAGGCATACGGTTCGAGGCCGTTGGCCTTGGCGGTTTCAATCAGGGAATAACAGGCGGCGCTGGCGCGCGCGCCATGCGGGGTGTCGGCAAACAGCCAGGCTTTGCGGCCCACGGCAAAGGGGCGGATGGCGTTCTCCGCCAGCACATTGCTGATATGCAGGTCGCCGCGTTGGCAGTAGCCACTCAGGTATTCCCACTGGTTGAGGCAGTATTCCATCGCCTTGCGGGTGAGGCCGCCTTTCATCACCTTGCCGACCTGCGTTTCCAGCCAGGTTTTCAGTTCGTTGAGCAGGGGCACGCTCAACTGCTGGCGCAGGCGGTATTTCTCCGCCGTGTCCAGGCCCTTGATGTTGTCCTCGATGCGGTAGAGCCTGCGGATCATGCCCAGGGCAATATCCGCCAGGGTGGGTTTGCCACGGGCCTGTTTGCCGCCCGCCGCCTTGACGGCCTCCACGAACTTGCGGCGGGCATGGTCCCAGCAGCCAATGCGGGTGATGGCGTTGTTGCGGCACACGGCGGCGTAACCGGAATAGCCGTCGGCCTGGAAAATGCCGTGGAAGTCCATCAGTAGGCGTTCGGGACGCTCCCGCCCGGCTGGGGTCGTATTCAAACAAGACCGCCACCTGGTTCGGCGGGCCGCCCCGCA
The sequence above is drawn from the Thiothrix nivea DSM 5205 genome and encodes:
- a CDS encoding BrnT family toxin, giving the protein MKPINWNPTKNQTLIEERDISFEDVIFSLQSGGLLDDMAHPNKEKFSHQRIFVVAIDEYAYLVPYVENDEEIFLKTIIPSRKATKHYLGDKDERI